One window of Lacerta agilis isolate rLacAgi1 chromosome 14, rLacAgi1.pri, whole genome shotgun sequence genomic DNA carries:
- the LOC117057286 gene encoding olfactory receptor 6X1-like, which yields MEVMNASTVTEFILLGIPFLHELHGVFFVVGLFMYIIAILGNGFILIIVTIEPRLQTPMYIFLCNLAFLEICYTTTVVPKMLQTLLQKKTTISFACCMAQGFFHFILGSTELFILTAMAFDRYLAICRPLQYPMIMTNHVCIHMSFATWYVAFIIMFLQSIIVWRLPFCGSNVVDHFYCDIGPILSLACTDTHLIESLGLMSSILIVIMTLILTAVSYIFIISTILRIPSATGRKKAFSTCTSHLIVVSMLYGALVFMYVRPNVHSSSRLTRVVAVLNTTLTPMLNPFIYTIRNTEVKEAVRSVIHKRRGFLKDGF from the coding sequence ATGGAGGTGATGAATGCATCGACAGTGACTGAGTTTATTCTGCTGGGGATCCCTTTTCTGCATGAATTACATGGCGTGTTTTTTGTAGTTGGTTTATTCATGTACATCATAGCCATTTTAGGCAATGGGTTCATCCTCATCATTGTAACCATTGAGCCAAGGCTTCAAACCCCAATGTATATTTTCCTGTGCAATCTTGCATTTCTGGAGATCTGCTACACAACAACCGTTGTACCAAAAATGCTGCAAACACTTTTGCAGAAAAAGACCACTATTAGTTTTGCTTGCTGCATGGCCCAGGGATTTTTCCACTTCATCCTGGGCAGCACAGAGCTTTTCATCCTCACAGCTATGGCTTTTGACCGCTATTTGGCCATATGCAGGCCACTTCAGTACCCAATGATTATGACAAACCATGTTTGCATTCATATGTCTTTTGCCACCTGGTATGTAGCATTCATAATTATGTTTCTTCAGTCCATCATCGTGTGGAGGCTGCCATTTTGTGGGTCCAACGTTGTTGACCACTTCTACTGTGATATCGGTCCCATCTTAAGCCTAGCCTGTACAGATACCCACTTGATTGAATCTCTGGGACTTATGAGCTCCATCCTGATTGTCATCATGACCTTGATCCTCACTGCAGTGTCTTACATCTTCATAATCTCCACCATCCTGCGCATACCTTCAGCCACGGGGCGTAAGAAGGCGTTCTCCACTTGCACGTCTCACCTGATTGTAGTGTCCATGTTGTATGGAGCCCTCGTCTTCATGTACGTGAGACCCAATGTTCATTCCTCATCTCGCCTAACAAGGGTAGTGGCCGTCCTGAACACCACCCTTACTCCAATGCTGAACCCTTTCATATACACAATCAGGAACACAGAGGTCAAAGAGGCAGTCCGGAGCGTAATCCACAAGAGAAGAGGATTTCTCaaggatggcttttaa
- the LOC117057288 gene encoding olfactory receptor 6X1-like translates to MANDTSVHEFVLLGFPTLRQWHLSLFVLILVIYILTLAGNGLIIIIVRVSKQLQTPMYFFLSNLSFLEIWYTTTVIPKMLETFLIARTTICLHCCVVQSFFHFFLGLTEFLILSIMSFDRYIAICKPLHYTTIMTKNLCLLLTLGSWSLGFVVIFTQVALILKLPFCAGNTIDHYYCDVGPILKLACADTSLIEFLGVLGTVSIIPSSFLFTVVSYVYIISTILRIPSSKGRQRAFSTCASHLTVVTIFYGAVLFMYLRPTAHSSIHSNKVVSVLNTVLTPLLNPFIYTIRNKEVKSALWKAMAKCRRE, encoded by the coding sequence ATGGCAAATGACACATCAGTGCATGAGTTCGTTCTTCTGGGCTTCCCAACTCTTCGGCAGTGGCACCTGTCACTCTTTGTACTCATCCTTGTCATATACATCCTCACCTTGGCAGGGAACggcctcatcatcatcatcgtgaGAGTCAGCAAGCAGCTCCAgacccccatgtatttcttcctgaGCAATCTTTCTTTCCTTGAGATCTGGTACACAACCACTGTCATCCCTAAGATGCTGGAGACCTTCTTGATAGCCAGGACCACTATCTGCCTCCATTGTTGCGTGGTACAGTCCTTCTTCCACTTCTTCCTTGGCCTCACTGAATTTCTCATCCTCTCCATCATGTCCTTTGATAGATACATTGCCATATGCAAGCCTTTACATTACACCACAATTATGACCAAAAACCTCTGCTTACTGTTGACACTGGGTTCCTGGTCACTGGGATTTGTAGTTATATTCACTCAGGTAGCTTTGATACTAAAactgccattttgtgctggcaacaCCATTGACCATTACTACTGTGACGTTGGCCCCATTTTGAAATTGGCCTGTGCAGACACCAGCCTTATTGAATTCCTTGGTGTGTTGGGGACTGTCAGCATAATCCCAAGTTCCTTTCTCTTTACTGTGGTCTCCTATGTCTACATCATCTCAACCATTTTGAGGATTCCTTCCAGCAAGGGAAGACAGAGAGCCTTCTCCACATGTGCTTCCCATCTCACGGTGGTCACCATTTTTTATGGAGCTGTTCTCTTCATGTACTTGAGGCCCACGGCACACTCCTCCATCCACAGCAACAAAGTGGTCTCTGTTCTCAACACGGTATTAACACCATTGCTGAATCCGTTCATATACACCATACGGAATAAAGAAGTGAAATCTGCCTTGTGGAAAGCTATGGCAAAGTGCCGCAGGGAGTAG
- the LOC117057289 gene encoding olfactory receptor 6X1-like: protein MANATFVTEFILLGFPEIQEMNMAFYTILLLMYLISLMGHSLIIFVVFMETMLHTPMYFFLVNFSTAEICSTTAEIPKMLANAFSGKTNISFACCMLQGFVVFTMGSVEFITLTLMSFDRYVAICKPLLYKTIMTNNLCLFLTLLAWLCGFVIIFPQSAVVWTFPYCGQNVIDHYFCDVGPVLKLACADTTLMELIGLIYGAIFMWGSLGISLISYTYIIVTIIRMPSATGRSKAFFTCASHLTVVIIFYTADMFMYLRPTTQGDTRVNKVVSLVRTSLIPMLNPFIYTIRNKDFKAALRKSVRRKMLL, encoded by the coding sequence ATGGCTAATGCAACATTTGTCACTGAGTTTATTCTTCTAGGATTTCCAGAAATTCAAGAAATGAACATGGCATTTTACACCATTCTCCTACTGATGTATCTCATCTCCTTAATGGGACACAGCTTAATCATATTTGTTGTTTTCATGGAGACCATGCTCCATACTCCAATGTACTTCTTCCTCGTCAACTTCTCCACAGCTGAGATCTGCTCCACTACAGCAGAGATCCCAAAGATGCTGGCCAATGCCTTCTCGGGCAAAACCAACATTTCCTTTGCATGTTGCATGTTACAAGGTTTCGTTGTCTTCACAATGGGGTCTGTTGAATTCATCACTCTTACCCTCATGTCTTTTGACCGCTATGTAGCCATTTGCAAACCTTTGCTCTATAAAACCATTATGACCAACAACCTCTGCCTCTTCCTGACTTTGTTGGCTTGGCTTTGTGGATTTGTTATCATTTTCCCTCAATCAGCTGTAGTGTGGACTTTCCCATATTGTGGACAAAACGTCATTGATCATTATTTCTGTGATGTTGGGCCTGTTTTGAAATTGGCCTGTGCTGATACTACTTTGATGGAGCTGATAGGTCTCATTTATGGTGCTATTTTCATGTGGGGTTCCTTGGGTATCTCGTTAATTTCTTATACATACATCATAGTCACCATCATTCGGATGCCTTCTGCCACAGGGCGATCCAAGGCATTCTTCACATGTGCCTCTCATCTAACTGTTGTTATCATCTTCTACACGGCAGATATGTTTATGTACCTGAGGCCTACAACCCAAGGTGACACCCGGGTCAACAAAGTGGTATCTCTTGTGCGCACAAGTCTCATTCCCATGTTGAACCCTTTCATCTACACAATCCGGAACAAAGACTTCAAAGCAGCCCTAAGGAAATCTGTGAGAAGGAAAATGCTGTTATAG